In Henningerozyma blattae CBS 6284 chromosome 6, complete genome, the following are encoded in one genomic region:
- the SNF11 gene encoding Snf11p (similar to Saccharomyces cerevisiae SNF11 (YDR073W); ancestral locus Anc_8.194), with amino-acid sequence MDPTTLPQPSPPQQQAPPANLQALPPTVASPAQQIQYKVQLLLHINSILIARVIQIHSNAAAPNASQEIAQHLKRVHSNLQCISQINQGVWNAKPSILDAPTLDSPAPKPTGQSAKEILAKLYLLLNRLFEIW; translated from the coding sequence ATGGACCCTACAACCCTACCACAACCCTCGCCTCCACAGCAGCAAGCCCCGCCTGCAAACTTACAAGCCTTGCCACCTACAGTGGCTAGTCCTGCCCAGCAAATTCAATATAAAGTCCAATTACTGCTGCATATCAATAGCATTCTTATAGCACGGGTGATCCAGATCCATAGTAATGCTGCAGCACCTAATGCCAGTCAAGAGATTGCTCAGCATTTGAAGCGTGTCCATTCAAACTTACAGTGTATTTCGCAGATAAATCAAGGTGTATGGAATGCCAAGCCTTCGATTCTGGATGCCCCAACTTTGGATTCTCCGGCCCCTAAGCCCACGGGCCAATCTGCCAAGGAAATCTTGGCCAAATTGTATTTACTGTTGAATAGACTATTTGAGATATGGTAG
- the IPT1 gene encoding inositolphosphotransferase (similar to Saccharomyces cerevisiae IPT1 (YDR072C); ancestral locus Anc_8.193) yields MPKYSQYFIIEVIARLYFSALNKRNLITLPLNFLLNFSFIFVWLEVFAYAKYIPNDIRPKINSKISFYADMYLFGDHWKELVVQLNNYHLTFVSYFTSFAFLLIGLIVIPLAIWYYIYYIRKLNYNPFEWYDHYLHFNNKSNKKSFRSIAVPFLIPLFCFLALNFVHIFAFQSESNYTKSKDILAWFFYVVFHIMMPIIVAIYLYAFHAPGTVMCFSLSMGIQNLLSVFTHLLLPMAPPWFTHLYGINDEAHVNYTQQGYAAGLTRVDTHMGTHINTKGFHKSPIVFGAVPSVHSAVAFQCALYLVLRSTTQKNRFLSHTPLNRENSDTYPLTLVDSSTIIPKKNNEDSTSTTSVSDDTLTDRQLQSPLQPSSPDSTAQDDTLTPFNLPLDHSSDSYTSSLEDDDSEDFDIDLEFQQNSANNILTKTDSQFVRYYTQDPQVSNRWFFRFFSKGLVPRIVGCMFVCTQWWATMYLDHHYRFDLFIGMLYAYITYLLMNHFVLQPKVIKPFMEVRLGIKEDVDNEGNTMGMRTFKGTKYEWFFDPLA; encoded by the coding sequence ATGCCAAAATATTCCCAATATTTCATAATAGAAGTCATAGCAAGGTTATACTTTTCTgcattaaataaaagaaactTGATAACACTGCCGTTGAACTTCCTCTTAAACTTCTCCTTCATCTTTGTTTGGCTAGAAGTCTTTGCCTATGCCAAGTACATTCCAAATGATATAAGACCCAAGATTAATTCCAAAATCTCTTTCTACGCCGATATGTATTTATTCGGGGACCACTGGAAAGAATTGGTCGTTCAATTGAACAATTACCATCTCACTTTCGTCTCCTACTTTACCTCTTTTGCCTTTCTGCTCATCGGCTTGATCGTCATTCCCTTGGCCATCTGGTATTACATCTATTACATcagaaaattaaattataaccCGTTCGAATGGTACGACCATTATTTACATTTCAATAACaaatcaaacaaaaaatcATTCAGATCCATAGCCGTCCCATTCTTAATCCCACTGTTCTGTTTCTTGGCTTTGAATTTCGTTCACATCTTTGCATTCCAATCCGAATCAAACTACACTAAGTCAAAAGATATCTTGGCTTGGTTCTTTTATGTTGTTTTCCATATCATGATGCCAATCATCGTGGCCATTTATCTTTATGCATTCCATGCCCCAGGAACAGTCATGTGCTTCAGTTTATCCATGGGGATCCAAAACTTATTATCTGTCTTTActcatttattattaccaatgGCCCCACCTTGGTTCACCCATTTATACGGTATCAACGATGAAGCTCATGTCAATTATACTCAACAAGGTTATGCTGCAGGTTTGACAAGAGTCGATACTCACATGGGGACCCATATCAACACTAAGGGCTTCCATAAATCCCCCATTGTGTTTGGTGCTGTGCCATCGGTCCATTCCGCCGTGGCTTTCCAATGTGCCTTGTATTTGGTATTAAGATCAACCActcaaaaaaatagattcTTGTCTCATACTCCTTTGAATAGAGAGAATTCCGATACTTATCCTTTAACCTTGGTAGATAGTTCAACCATCAttccaaagaaaaataacgAAGATTCAACCTCGACTACCTCTGTTTCTGATGACACTTTGACTGATCGCCAATTGCAATCACCTTTACAACCAAGCTCCCCTGATTCCACCGCCCAAGATGATACTCTAACTCCTTTCAATTTACCTTTAGACCACTCTTCAGATTCATACACTTCCTCattagaagatgatgattctGAAGATTTCGATATCGATCTCGAATTTCAACAAAATTCAGCAAACAATATCCTCACTAAAACTGATTCTCAATTTGTAAGATATTATACTCAAGATCCACAAGTCTCTAATAGATGGTTTTTCAGATTTTTCTCAAAAGGTTTGGTCCCAAGAATCGTAGGTTGTATGTTTGTCTGTACTCAATGGTGGGCTACAATGTACTTGGATCATCATTATAGATTCGATCTTTTTATCGGTATGCTATACGCATACATAACTTATTTATTGATGAACCATTTCGTATTACAACCAAAAGTAATAAAACCTTTCATGGAAGTAAGATTAGGTATTAAGGAAGATGTAGACAACGAAGGTAATACAATGGGGATGAGAACTTTTAAAGGAACGAAATACGAATGGTTCTTTGATCCATTAGCATGA
- the PAA1 gene encoding polyamine acetyltransferase (similar to Saccharomyces cerevisiae PAA1 (YDR071C); ancestral locus Anc_8.190) — MSSNTTLPLHMYIRPLTIEDAKQVSDLETEGFPANERASLENIKYRLNTSPELCSGLFIRNFESDSITIKDETLIGHILGTKINTPTKFITLESMKVGNHIESSDTIAIHSVVIAQKYQKKNLATLLLTDYIQKLSNQEIGNKIVIIAHEHLVPFYERVGFQLHGENTDVVNDSTFASSKWMDMARELIKEEYDS; from the coding sequence ATGTCCTCAAATACTACTCTACCTTTACATATGTATATCAGACCATTGACTATTGAAGATGCTAAACAAGTTAGTGATTTAGAAACAGAAGGGTTCCCAGCAAATGAAAGAGCTTCTTTGGAAAACATTAAATACCGTTTAAATACTTCTCCCGAATTATGCTCAGgtctttttattagaaatttcGAATCAGACAGTATCActattaaagatgaaacCTTAATAGGTCATATATTAGGAACCAAAATTAATACTCCtacaaaatttattactttAGAGTCAATGAAAGTAGGTAATCACATCGAATCAAGTGATACAATTGCCATTCATTCTGTAGTAATTGctcaaaaatatcaaaagaaaaacttagcaactttattattaactgATTATATCCAAAAATTAAGTAACCAAGAAATCGGTAATAAAATCGTTATAATTGCTCACGAACATTTAGTACCATTCTATGAAAGAGTAGGATTCCAATTGCATGGTGAAAATACAGATGTCGTTAATGATTCAACTTTTGCGTCTTCCAAATGGATGGATATGGCAAGAGAGTTgattaaagaagaatacGACAGTTAG
- the DOA4 gene encoding ubiquitin-specific protease DOA4 (similar to Saccharomyces cerevisiae DOA4 (YDR069C) and UBP5 (YER144C); ancestral locus Anc_8.188) gives MTESHSPRNPNNNTTAQSPFTRLSRIAEDFLMQDHERNIDMRSLLQESVDTLANYHDECKKLKKYHNHTRNKSQSSANDDEDLYTLYESAYIYYKIVHILISTTIPSLKNFSEIKSMNANDHEKEMFQIYNMLVKSLSNDEYILTIKNFIRNYSNKDMEFKPITDNNKNIDVFPKTGSHITSSVLATILQTDPDSTLLIDVRTRHDFELNHIKSNSIICIEPISFKNNYSDVDIERKSLITSPNSEIEIFKNRENYKFIILYTDDSRPTNQFNNNSNSNVTNDFYIHKLNVLFNILLNHSVAKNLNSNLNHVYYLEGGIQNWIKNGGPLLKSEKINNHLNSGENYYLTSSSNHDFKIDSSNYNKENKHSLSLSPKITPMNMDQSMKDMMLSPNGNPSYHLNNNSYDSRTQQKPVSINKNPSIKNFVNSSFKSNSTTSTPNNNTNSINSRSPTSLPSAKYPNISPQINQFSRLYSSFPDTVSNERNNTMSPEFSRNQSGTFSPNPTPLNPSLTNNSTSGLTSYPEAPNILTNGNNSNIPSRPITQVSPINTRAVTPNSKNYISQAQHLLMTNSQPNLQTSLINEQQNQLTSNNNHSSNNKNPSSQPMIPSKPTLLKAKQLPSPSNNSIHNRSNYQSNSMANSAAASAMASPSSRTPSQPIPALPKMPPKPKSLSGTNFDTRARSSSYGSSQQLHYPTSNSSSNQNNGLTHHPNNTTMTISQSSNGYTPDLDLDFKVGLENMGNSCYLNCIIQCLLNNHELTKMFLNNSYEKHININSKLGSKGILAKSFARLVHSMYQNGTLSIKNHSNKKNPPVQPITFKTACGSINSLFKGSNQQDCQEFCQFLLDGLHEDLNQCGANPPLKELSTEAERMREKLSLRIASSIEWERFLTTDFSVIIDLYQGQYASQLKCQVCGTTSTTYQTFSVLSVPVPKNKSIHLLDCFNEFTKTEFLGKDELWSCTECKKKQPSTKTLTITRLPKNLIIHLKRFDNMLHKNNVFVKYPLILDLTNYWANDFDGKLPPGVTEELPARGQIPPFKYELSGVALHMGSLYGGHYTAYVNKGLKNGWYYFDDTVYRSIKYSSEMITQNAYVLFIIEYMAFKRYESLTTQPIIEILIFYLITFLFYRINAFKKTFFNIIYELFF, from the coding sequence ATGACAGAATCTCATTCTCCTAGAAAtcctaataataatacaactGCTCAAAGTCCCTTCACTAGATTATCCAGAATTGCTGAGGATTTTCTCATGCAAGATCATGAAAGAAATATCGATATGAGAAGTTTGTTACAAGAATCTGTAGATACTTTAGCAAATTATCATGATGAAtgtaaaaaattgaaaaaataccATAATCATACTCGTAATAAATCTCAATCAAGCGCTAACGATGACGAAGATTTATATACATTATATGAATCTGCTTATATCTATTATAAGATTGttcatattttaatttcaacaacaataccttcattaaagaattttagtgaaattaaatctatGAATGCAAATGATcatgaaaaagaaatgtttcaaatttataatatgcTAGTCAAAAGTTTATCGAatgatgaatatattttaacgattaaaaattttatacgAAATTACTCAAATAAGGATATGGAATTTAAGCCTATTacagataataataaaaatatcgaTGTTTTCCCAAAGACAGGCTCACATATTACTTCGTCAGTCTTAGCCACTATTCTACAAACTGATCCAGATTCCActcttttaattgatgTTAGAACAAGACATGATTTCGAATTAAATCATATCAAATCGAATTCCATCATTTGTATTGAaccaatttcttttaaaaacaattattcagatgttgatattgaaagaaaatcTTTGATTACATCACCAAATTCTGAAATAGAAATCTTTAAGAATAgagaaaattataaattcatcattttatACACTGACGATTCAAGACCTACTAATCAATTCAACAACAACTCCAATAGTAATGTTACTAACGATTTTTATATCCATAAATTAAAcgttttatttaatatcttaTTAAATCATTCTGTTGccaaaaatttgaatagtaatttaaatcatgtttattatttagaagGTGGTATACAAAATTGGATTAAGAATGGCGGCCCTCTCTTgaaaagtgaaaaaatcaacaatcatttaaattccggggaaaattattatttaacatcatcatcaaatcACGATTTCAAGATAGATAGTAGTAActataataaagaaaataagcACTCATTAAGCTTATCACCAAAAATAACGCCAATGAATATGGATCAATCGATGAAAGATATGATGCTGTCACCAAATGGTAATCCATCATACcacttaaataataattcatatgATTCAAGGACACAACAGAAACCtgtttcaattaataaaaatccaagcattaaaaattttgttaattcttcttttaaatctaaTTCAACAACTTCAACTCCaaacaataataccaattctattaattcAAGAAGCCCAACATCTTTACCTTCTGCAAAATATCCAAATATATCTCCACAGATAAATCAATTCTCCAGACTTTATTCTTCATTTCCTGATACAGTTTCTAATGAAAGGAATAACACCATGTCACCAGAGTTTTCACGTAATCAATCTGGTACATTTTCACCAAATCCAACTCCATTGAATCCAtctttaacaaataattcaacaTCTGGATTAACTTCATATCCGGAAGCCCCAAACATTTTAACAAATggaaataattcaaatattccTAGTAGACCAATTACTCAAGTATCACCAATTAATACAAGAGCTGTGACTCCAAACTCTAAGAATTACATTTCTCAAGCTCAACATTTACTAATGACAAACAGCCAACCCAACTTACAAACAAGCTTAATTAATGAACaacaaaatcaattgacttcaaataataatcattcttctaataataagaatcCGAGCAGCCAACCTATGATACCAAGCAAACCAACACTATTAAAAGCAAAACAATTACCCTCACCAagtaataattctattCATAATAGATCAAATTAtcaatcaaattcaatGGCAAACTCTGCCGCAGCTTCTGCGATGGCAAGTCCTTCATCAAGAACCCCATCCCAACCAATCCCTGCATTACCTAAAATGCCCCCCAAACCTAAAAGTTTATCTGGTACAAATTTTGATACTCGTGCTAGAAGCAGTTCATATGGCTCTTCTCAACAGTTGCATTATCCGACTAGCAATTCTAGTTCTAACCAAAATAATGGTTTAACTCACCATCCTAATAATACAACAATGACAATTAGTCAATCTTCAAACGGCTATACGCCTGATTTAGATTTAGATTTTAAAGTAGGATTAGAAAATATGGGTAATTCGTGTTACTTAAACTGTATTATTCAatgtttattaaacaatCATGAATTAACAAAGatgtttttaaataattcgTACGAAAAAcatatcaatattaatagtaaatTAGGATCCAAAGGGATACTAGCAAAGAGTTTTGCAAGACTAGTTCATTCAATGTACCAGAATGGTACtttatctattaaaaatcACAGCAATAAGAAAAATCCACCTGTTCAGCCAATTACTTTTAAAACTGCATGTGGATCTATCAATTCATTGTTTAAAGGTTCAAATCAACAAGATTGTCAAGAATTTTGTCAATTTTTACTTGATGGATTACACGaagatttaaatcaatGTGGGGCAAACCCACCATTGAAGGAATTATCTACTGAAGCAGAAAGAATGagagaaaaattatcacTAAGAATAGCATCTTCCATTGAATGGGAAAGATTTCTAACTACCGATTTCAGTGTCATCATTGATTTATATCAAGGTCAATATGCTTCACAATTAAAATGCCAAGTGTGTGGGACCACATCAACTACTTATCAAACATTTTCAGTTTTATCTGTACCAGTTCCTAAAAACAAGTCTATTCATTTATTGGATTgctttaatgaatttaccAAGACTGAATTCTTAGGTAAAGATGAATTATGGTCATGTACAGAATGTAAGAAAAAACAGCCATCAACAAAAACACTGACCATTACTAGATTACCAAAGAATCTAATCATTCACTTAAAGAGATTTGATAATATGCTACATAAGAACAAtgtttttgttaaatatcCATTAATTTTGGATTTGACCAATTATTGGGCCAATGATTTTGATGGTAAATTGCCACCGGGTGTTACTGAAGAATTGCCTGCAAGAGGACAAATTCCACCTTTCAAATATGAATTAAGTGGTGTTGCATTACATATGGGTAGCTTGTATGGTGGTCACTATACAGCATATGTAAATAAAGGGTTAAAAAATGGttggtattattttgatgatACAGTTTACCGTTCTATCAAATATTCTAGTGAAATGATTACACAAAATGCatatgttttatttatcatAGAGTATATGGCGTTTAAGAGATACGAAAGTTTAACCACTCAACCGATCATTGAAATCCTCATTTTCTATCTCATcacatttcttttttatagaattaatgcatttaaaaaaactttttttaatataatttacgaactttttttttaa
- the DOS2 gene encoding Dos2p (similar to Saccharomyces cerevisiae DOS2 (YDR068W); ancestral locus Anc_8.187) — MDFVYEEQVLANEATPDPNQKHDEKTEQLFENLENNINTNYEKTKGLIENFLHEDDSNEGINIDLPISDEYTAKANELLANLDNGLKSVETKVTDTVNSYWNNFSVNSLWDSINTATNSALNSKAPQPNSNVVLAGNRTEAELQKLSTDKSIYLKDLSIKVDPKVVDIDSKTDEIAKLLEVNKNLSSLMNDIVPSKINYQTFWYIYFTEKTKILDMETKRKTLLNSSKTSTQAIKDADEDLGWDDDDDDDDFDNTDSKSEPPVIIQKKDAIEEPLTKRQNASSKTKQSAKLTENTTTAQAKAADISKDDDDDDDDDWE; from the coding sequence ATGGATTTTGTTTATGAAGAGCAAGTGCTAGCCAATGAGGCTACTCCAGATCCAAACCAAAAGCATGATGAAAAGACTGAgcaattatttgaaaacttagaaaataatatcaataccAATTATGAAAAGACTAAGGGTTTAATCGAGAACTTCCTCCATGAGGATGACTCCAATGAGGgaataaatattgatttacCCATTAGTGATGAGTACACCGCTAAAGCCAATGAACTATTGGCCAATTTAGATAATGGTTTAAAATCAGTTGAGACAAAAGTTACTGATACAGTAAATTCTTATTGGAATAACTTTTCTGTGAACAGTCTATGGGATTCAATTAATACTGCTACAAACAGTGCTTTAAATTCTAAAGCCCCACAGCCCAATAGCAATGTAGTCTTGGCAGGTAATAGAACTGAAGCAGAATTACAGAAGTTATCGACGGATAAATCAATctatttgaaagatttgaGCATCAAAGTAGATCCAAAAGTGGTTGATATCGATTCTAAAACTGATGAGATTGCCAAATTATTGGaagttaataaaaatttatctaGTTTGATGAATGATATAGTACCATCTAAGATAAATTACCAAACATTTTGGTATATTTACTTCACtgagaaaacaaaaatattagatatgGAAACTAAAAGGAAAACTTTATtgaattcttcaaaaacTTCTACTCAAGCTATAAAGGATGCAGATGAAGATTTAGGTTGggatgatgatgacgatgatgatgattttgatAACACAGACTCAAAGAGTGAACCACCggtaataatacaaaagaaGGATGCAATTGAAGAGCCACTTACGAAACGTCAAAATGCTTCTTCAAAAACCAAACAATCAGCTAAATTAACCGAAAATACCACTACTGCACAAGCTAAGGCTGCTGATATATCTAAGGACGACGACGACGACGACGATGATGATTGGGAATAA
- the MAG1 gene encoding DNA-3-methyladenine glycosylase II (similar to Saccharomyces cerevisiae MAG1 (YER142C); ancestral locus Anc_8.184) — protein MTITRSKRKFSSIKNEDVELDVANTESNADFLLKTKIEENNGIVKTESEKAFRNKIPESLELPESFKEKHIPEFTTAINMILKEDPSLYSIIVAQEFQAVLKTKWDQIRKSTLQDFYQRLGISIIAQQISGSAARSIEKKVIALLGDDQGKFPSYIKMNELFRTDKDIKTNMRTCGLSVRKCDYIESLTDFFVSRGDELMDLIQQGLQNAEKEDFKLESSNDEEIISLLVDNIKGIGIWSARMFLMSGLLRVDVFSGEDVGIARGFSIYAKDKVDIMQEMKLKVKERNVNGSQAKKKRKAKTTKKSQLGYYDIDVMEEYASRFSPYKSVFMFVLWRISNPDICKTLMLEKEFLKKDM, from the coding sequence ATGACTATCACACgatcaaaaagaaaattttcaagtattaaaaatgaagatgtTGAACTAGATGTAGCAAATACAGAGTCTAATGcagattttttattgaagacaaaaattgaagaaaataatggcATTGTAAAAACAGAGAGTGAAAAAGCgtttagaaataaaatacctGAGTCTTTAGAACTTCCAGAGAGTTTCAAGGAAAAGCATATCCCTGAATTCACTACTGCTATTAATATGATATTAAAGGAGGATCCTTCTTTATATTCGATTATTGTTGCACAGGAATTTCAAGCTGTTTTAAAGACTAAATGGGACCAAATTAGGAAGTCTACATTACAAGATTTCTATCAGAGGCTAGGAATTTCTATCATTGCACAACAGATCAGTGGTAGTGCTGCAAGAAGTATAGAAAAGAAAGTGATTGCTCTACTTGGTGATGATCAAGGAAAATTCCCTtcttatataaaaatgaatgaatTGTTTCGAACAGATAAAGACATCAAAACAAATATGAGGACTTGTGGATTAAGTGTAAGAAAATGTGATTATATTGAATCATTAACTGATTTTTTCGTAAGCCGTGGGGATGAATTGATGGATTTAATACAACAAGGATTGCAAAATGCAGAGAAAGAGGATTTTAAGTTAGAAAGTAGcaatgatgaagaaattatcaGCCTACTAGTGGACAATATAAAAGGTATAGGTATTTGGAGTGCAAGGATGTTCTTGATGAGTGGTTTATTAAGAGTAGATGTCTTTTCTGGGGAAGATGTAGGAATCGCAAGAGGGTTTTCCATATATGCCAAGGATAAAGTGGATATAATGCAAGagatgaaattgaaagttaaagaaagaaatgTTAACGGTTCACAAGCTAAGAAAAAGAGAAAGGCAAAGACTACCAAAAAATCCCAATTAGGATACTATGATATAGATGTCATGGAAGAATATGCTTCAAGGTTTTCTCCATACAAGAGTGTCTTTATGTTTGTATTGTGGAGGATCTCCAACCCTGATATTTGCAAAACACTGATGTTAGAGAAAGAATTCTTAAAGAAAGATATGTAA
- the TBLA0F03640 gene encoding RNA polymerase II subunit B1 CTD phosphatase RTR1 (similar to Saccharomyces cerevisiae YDR066C and YER139C; ancestral locus Anc_8.181) has protein sequence MASVEDIKNIFGPYQEHHQLTIYENEKIILDIVELICDSYCKDLRTLKFLGQILTQQDYEELIEERNISQKCGYPLCHLSQERTNANGRDQFTKNFMIQNNPYNYLNNYCTLKHYKSSMIFKLQLNEEPLFERWKSFNKYMSQLQNTDTILDASLVRADIRLYEDFEMEDNNRSVENEEIKRIIKNIRALNINNGEQDIDANQLSSLLEEIKITEIENPLPLGDLQKNTVND, from the coding sequence ATGGCATCTGtagaagatattaaaaatatatttggtCCTTATCAGGAACATCATCAATTAACCATATATGAAAacgaaaaaattattttggaTATCGTAGAACTGATATGTGATTCTTATTGCAAAGATTTAAGAACTTTAAAATTCTTGGGCCAAATTTTGACTCAACAGGattatgaagaattaattgaagaaaGGAATATAAGTCAAAAATGTGGGTATCCATTATGTCACCTCTCCCAAGAACGTACGAATGCAAATGGTAGGGATCAgtttacaaaaaatttcatgattcaaaataatcCTTATAATTATCTAAACAATTATTGTACTTTGAAACATTATAAAAGTTCTATGATCtttaaattacaattaaatgaagaacctttatttgaaaggtggaaatcatttaataaatacatgtcacaattacaaaatactGATACTATTCTTGATGCTTCGCTTGTACGTGCAGATATACGATTATATGAAGACTTTGAAATGGAAGATAATAATCGTTCAgtagaaaatgaagaaatcaaaagaatcattaaaaatataagagctttaaatatcaataacGGTGAGCAAGATATTGATGCCAATCAATTAAGTAGTCTATtggaagaaattaaaatcacTGAAATTGAGAATCCTTTGCCGTTAGGTgatcttcaaaaaaatacagTAAATGATTGa
- the RRG1 gene encoding Rrg1p (similar to Saccharomyces cerevisiae YDR065W; ancestral locus Anc_8.180), with translation MRSNFSQFQIHRQYILSLYRYSLRNIKCNCKSIQLRDKVFEKLRVTIHKNKNVKKGFPVYELIQKLITLNDDLKEKNVVKIWNQLQPVCDKTTVVMKKTEEVVQLVNKLHPKIISKKSTQTTDEVQKAKYLFDYIKYQQSKNKLPKHGLVNSEYKLKLLLPMALDYTSKFKINLSKKKYKKIKTPPTYLVHKKIGSNFIWFVRSIINKHSNQSKKLSSIIQQEIIKAQERLDAIKRIEDMKDWAILESRWEKLLTGTADTDWILTYDIVLDKLKSENIRDRLRFKNYMNKRILNNGIHEAYSKNPNVDVSRNLMKENIQAQKNSKNHFNKSQFDYYHDLSVKYYNFKMKHFYDFLENEVPKNIVYVKDLNLYNLSVKNGIHK, from the coding sequence ATGCGATCAAATTTTTCTCAATTTCAAATCCATAgacaatatattttatcattgtATAGATATTCTCTACGAAATATTAAATGCAATTGTAAATCAATTCAACTCAGGGATAAAGTATTTGAGAAACTTCGAGTCACCAttcataaaaataaaaatgttaaGAAAGGTTTTCCAGTATATGAGttgattcaaaaattaataacattaaatgatgatttaaaagaaaaaaatgtgGTAAAAATTTGGAACCAACTGCAACCTGTATGTGATAAAACTACTGttgtaatgaaaaaaaCTGAAGAAGTGGTACAATTAGTAAATAAGCTTCATCCTAAAATAATATCCAAGAAATCTACTCAAACAACAGATGAAGTTCAAAAagcaaaatatttatttgattatattaaatatcaacaatctaaaaataaattgccGAAACATGGGTTAGTAAATAGTGAatacaaattaaaattattattaccaatgGCACTAGATTATACTtcgaaatttaaaattaatttaagtaaaaaaaaatataaaaaaattaaaacacCACCCACTTACTTAGttcataaaaaaataggCTCTAATTTTATCTGGTTTGTTagatcaataataaataagcattcaaatcaatcaaaaaaattgagTTCCATTATCCAACAGGAAATAATTAAAGCACAGGAGAGACTTGATGcaataaaaagaattgaagACATGAAAGATTGGGCGATATTAGAGTCAAGGTgggaaaaattattaactgGAACTGCGGATACCGATTGGATCTTAACATATGATATAGTGCTCGATAAACTAAAATCAGAAAACATTAGGGATAGATTgagattcaaaaattatatgaACAAGCGTATCTTAAATAATGGAATACATGAAGCGTATTCTAAAAATCCTAATGTGGATGTTTCACGAAATTTAATGAAGGAGAACATACAAGCACAAAAGAATTCTAAGAACCATTTTAACAAATCGcaatttgattattatcatGATTTATCggttaaatattataatttcaaaatgaaacatttttatgattttttggaaaatgaGGTgccaaaaaatattgtatacgttaaagatttaaatttatataatctATCAGTTAAGAATGGTATCCATAAATAA
- the PET100 gene encoding Pet100p (similar to Saccharomyces cerevisiae PET100 (YDR079W); ancestral locus Anc_8.209) — protein MSRFRLRYTRTQLEIFRFSFCLLAPVAVMYYIGTDTDRKLNVPGFWPDPESLNKIPKEPLEIKAELARMRRDKMEKREKLVKLLEEEYGMENVEEELAKLKAELPK, from the coding sequence ATGAGTAGATTTAGATTACGTTACACAAGGACACAACTAGAAATTTTCAGATTTTCTTTCTGTCTACTGGCCCCAGTAGCCGTTATGTATTACATCGGGACAGATACTGATAGAAAGCTAAATGTACCTGGATTTTGGCCTGATCCTGAGtcattgaataaaattccTAAAGAGCCTCTAGAAATTAAGGCAGAACTAGCAAGAATGCGTCGTGATAAGATGGAAAAGCGTGAAAAGCTTGTGAAACTTCTAGAGGAAGAGTATGGCATGGAAAATGTGGAAGAAGAACTGGCAAAGCTAAAGGCAGAACTACCAAAGTAA